A portion of the Bubalus kerabau isolate K-KA32 ecotype Philippines breed swamp buffalo chromosome 1, PCC_UOA_SB_1v2, whole genome shotgun sequence genome contains these proteins:
- the ZNF22 gene encoding zinc finger protein 22 — protein sequence MRLGKPKGGISRSSSQGKVYENQRKTGRQRQRWGMTVRFDSSLRRLRRGLDEKPYKCVECEKSFSQSSTLFQHQKIHTGKKSHKCADCGKSFFQSSNLIQHRRVHTGEKPYSCDECGERFKQSSNLIQHQRIHTGEKPYQCDECGRCFSQSSHLIQHQRTHTGEKPYQCSECGKCFSQSSHLRQHTKVHKEEKPRKTRGKSLRAKPHLVSSWKAGKGGKSVAGLR from the coding sequence ATGAGGTTAGGAAAACCTAAAGGAGGTATATCTCGGAGCTCAAGCCAAGGAAAAGTCTATGAGAACCAGCGCAAAACTGGCCGGCAGCGGCAGAGATGGGGGATGACTGTCCGATTTGACTCAAGCTTGAGGAGACTGAGAAGAGGCTTGGATGAAAAGCCTTATAAATGCGTTGAATGTGAAAAGAGCTTCAGTCAGAGCTCGACTCTTTTCCAACACCAGAAGATCCATACTGGAAAGAAGTCCCACAAATGTGCGGATTGTGGGAAAAGCTTCTTTCAGAGTTCTAACCTCATTCAGCATCGCCGCGTCCACACTGGGGAGAAGCCCTATAGTTGTGATGAGTGTGGAGAGAGGTTTAAACAGAGCTCAAACCTCATTCAGCAccagagaattcacactggagaaaaaccCTATCAGTGTGATGAATGTGGCAGGTGCTTCAGCCAGAGTTCCCACCTCATTCAGCATCAGAGAACCCACACTGGGGAGAAGCCGTACCAGTGCAGTGAATGCGGCAAATGCTTCAGCCAGAGCTCACACCTCAGGCAGCACACCAAGGTACACAAAGAGGAGAAGCCCCGGAAAACCCGAGGCAAAAGCCTTAGGGCAAAACCTCACTTGGTGTCGTCTTGGAAAGCTGGTAAAGGGGGGAAGTCAGTGGCTGGGCTCCGCTGA
- the DEPP1 gene encoding protein DEPP1: protein MRSRLLLSVALLPTIRETSEEMLPGGAGEEPPASPSLDDYVRSICQLAQPTSVLDEAAARVRTSRPHRPARSCAKSCPTGSLQDITTCSTGQQPSLPGTGTVDPLDWLFGESQEKQPSKRDVPRRTGPSADPWASRRRTDSGKAPGTPRGRLSDAKAPGHSLQRTSRDWHQCSQASGQPGQDAGSPASPRHSSILRTLYLHLPVIHEL, encoded by the coding sequence ATGAGGTCCCGGCTTTTGCTTTCTGTGGCCCTCCTGCCCACAATTCGGGAGACCTCGGAGGAGATGCTACCTGGAGGGGCTGGAGAGGAaccccccgcctcccccagccTGGATGACTACGTGAGGTCCATTTGTCAGTTGGCACAGCCCACCTCAGTGCTGGATGAGGCTGCAGCCAGGGTGCGAACCAGCAGACCCCACCGGCCAGCCCGTTCCTGTGCGAAGAGCTGCCCCACTGGGTCTCTACAGGACATCACCACTTGCTCCACTGGCCAGCAGCCCTCGCTGCCCGGGACTGGCACTGTGGACCCCCTGGACTGGCTCTTTGGGGAGTCTCAGGAGAAGCAGCCAAGTAAAAGGGATGTACCAAGGAGGACCGGACCCTCCGCTGATCCCTGGGCTTCTCGCAGACGGACGGACAGTGGCAAGGCACCAGGGACCCCCAGAGGGAGGCTGAGTGATGCCAAGGCTCCAGGACACTCTCTGCAGAGAACGTCGAGGGACTGGCACCAGTGCTCCCAGGCTTCTGGGCAACCTGGACAGGATGCGGGCTCCCCCGCAAGCCCTCGCCACAGCAGCATCCTCAGAACTCTCTATCTGCACCTCCCGGTGATCCATGAACTCTGA